In Chryseobacterium gotjawalense, the following are encoded in one genomic region:
- a CDS encoding zinc ribbon domain-containing protein YjdM: MSDTIVCPKCQSEFTYEQDGKMVCSQCFYEWTPGETADEDKILDAHGHELQNGDSVVVIKDLPVKGAPKPVKAGTKVKNIRLRPGSDHNIDCKIDGFGSMALKSEFVKKA; the protein is encoded by the coding sequence ATGAGCGATACAATAGTATGTCCGAAGTGCCAGTCGGAATTCACTTATGAGCAGGATGGCAAAATGGTTTGTTCACAGTGTTTCTACGAATGGACGCCGGGTGAGACAGCAGATGAAGATAAGATTTTAGATGCCCACGGACACGAATTACAAAATGGGGACTCGGTAGTGGTGATCAAAGATTTACCGGTGAAAGGCGCCCCAAAACCGGTAAAAGCCGGCACTAAAGTGAAAAACATTAGATTACGTCCAGGCAGCGATCACAATATCGATTGTAAAATCGACGGATTTGGGTCAATGGCCTTGAAATCTGAATTTGTGAAAAAGGCGTAA
- a CDS encoding alpha/beta hydrolase, with product MDLQYTVREPENINSKTPLLILLHGYGSNEQDLFSFAPTLPEDWLIVSFRAPFNTNYEGYSWYDIDLMNEENRIDVAQAKQSEQAILENIMKITNKYGLTENQTHLCGFSQGGILSYALALNHPDLFTKVACMSCYAEEKLLTNIAKDKKKIEKLRFFISHGTDDAIIPLDWGRKAADLLYELGAYFSFREYMSGHGVNQKNYMDLMDFFGK from the coding sequence ATGGATTTACAATATACCGTTCGCGAACCCGAAAACATCAATTCGAAAACACCTTTACTTATTTTACTTCACGGTTACGGAAGCAATGAACAGGACTTATTCAGCTTTGCGCCAACGCTGCCGGAAGACTGGCTGATTGTCAGTTTCAGAGCACCTTTCAATACCAATTACGAAGGTTATTCATGGTATGATATTGATTTAATGAATGAAGAAAACAGAATTGATGTTGCCCAAGCCAAACAATCAGAGCAGGCAATTTTGGAAAACATAATGAAAATCACCAATAAATATGGTTTAACCGAAAACCAAACCCATTTGTGCGGATTTTCCCAAGGCGGAATCCTGAGTTATGCATTGGCGCTAAATCATCCCGACTTATTCACAAAGGTTGCCTGCATGAGCTGTTATGCCGAAGAAAAACTGTTAACAAACATCGCAAAAGATAAAAAGAAAATTGAAAAATTAAGATTCTTCATTTCTCATGGCACTGATGATGCGATTATCCCGCTGGACTGGGGCCGCAAAGCCGCAGATTTATTATATGAACTGGGCGCCTATTTTTCGTTTCGGGAGTATATGAGCGGGCATGGCGTGAATCAGAAAAACTATATGGATCTGATGGATTTTTTCGGAAAATAA